The window CGAAGCCGATGGTGTCGCGCACCAGTTTGCCCATGTAGGCTTTGGCGTCGACGGTGTCGGTGCTGAAGGCGTCTTTGAGGCTGGGAATGGGCAGCAGGATGGGAAGGTCCCGTCCACGCATGGCCCGTTCTGCAGCTTTTGCAGGGTCTGCAATCAGACCGGAGTCCACAGCCACCAGACCGTAATCGCCCTGCACAATCAGTTGTTCGAGGGCTTTCACAGCAGTTTCGCTGCTGGCTTCCACGACTTCCACACCTGCCAGGCGGTAGCCGGTGGCGGTTTCTGAATCTGCCAAAACCACAACCTTATGCATTTCCGAGCTCCTGTCTGATGTTTTCGCCGGGGACACCGTAGAACTTGCCGCGTCCGATCAAACGGAGTTTGGCAATTTCGATTTCCTTGCGGCGCAGGAAGTCCAGCACCACGCCCGGACCGAGCACGTCGGTCATGGCGACGCCTCTGGCGGCCTGATCCAGCAAGCTTCTGCTGATGGTTTCTGCACGGTCCAGACTGCCAGCTTCCAGAAGGCGCTGCAAATCGGGGTCAGAAACGGTGTTGTCTCCGCCAGCAATGCGCAGGAAATCGCCTTCATTCAGAGAACCGCCGGGCACAAAGTAACGGGCGTTGGCCGTTCCACCCCGCAGTTGCAGGGCGGTCAGGATGTTGCGCACGTCCACTTCGCGGGACAGGTAGCGTCTGAGGTTGTTGCCACGGGCAGCAGAGAGGGCCGCTTTGAAGTAGTCCTGATCCAGAGCCACTTCAATGTCCAGCAGTTCGTTTGAGCCACCAGACACTGCAGCGCGCAGGGTGCGACCCAAGAATCCGCCTCCGATGGAGAGGGTCTGGGCCAGACTGGCCAGATCGGTGCTGTTGGCGGCGGCCTGCAGCACGCCCCATTTGATGGTGCCTGCAGGAATCAGACCGGCCAGAATGTCCTGAGAAGAACGTCCGGTGACCACACCGCGCACCAGGGTTTTGATGTTGAGGAGGTCCCAACGGGCCACCAAGACATCCACTTCCTTTTTGGCTTCGCCACTGGCGAGACCCTGCACTTTGCGGACCACCCGGAAGAGGTTTTTGGACAGGGCAGCGTCCAGTTCGTTCAAACCGGCACCCTGAGCGGTGGCCTCTCCGAGGTCTTCCCGGATGGGGGTTTCACTGAGCACACGCAGGTATTCCGCGTAGGTCGCTGCAGAAACCGCCTCATCAAGGTGGCGGTTTTCCAGCAGGGCTCCACGCATCATTTTCACGCGTGCATTGATGTATCCGTAATCGTCTGCCACGTCTGCTCCTTACTGGGCGAGAACGCGGGCCACCTGAGAAGCAAGGCTGTCGCGGGTCTGAGCGAGACGTCCGAGGAGGGTGTTCTGCACGCTGGTGCGTCCACCTTTGGCCACCAGACGCACACCGGTCTGAACCTGCTCATTGCCACGCACCGCAGCCACAATGCCGAGGTCTGCCAGCACGTCTTGGGCCAGCAGCAGGTCGGCAGGGTTCACTTCGATGGCTTCGGGTTCAGCGATGGCCCCTCTGGCTTCCTCGATGAGCTTCCCGAGGATCGTGCGGTACTCAGCAGTCTGGCTGTTCGCGAGGTCACGAATTTTTTGTTCTGCCTCGACGAACGCGCGCTTCTGCACGCTGTCCGCTGCTGAGAGTCGGAGTGCTGCAACTTCAAGGCTTGCAGCACTCTTGGCCCGCACGATTCCCGCATTAAATTCACCTTCGAGGGCACGCTTGCGGCTTTCGAGCAAGCCCTGGGCCTGCTCTTTGGCCTGGTTCACGATCAAGGCAGCATTCTCCTGGGATTGCCGCTTGATCTGCGCGATTTCCTCGCGGACTTCTGTTTCGAGAATCGATGCAAGGTTTGACATGAATTCCTGACCTTAACGGAGGAGGAACAGGCCCACGAAACCGAAGATCACCAGGGTTTCGGGAATCACGAACCAGATCAGCATCTGACCGAACTTCTCGGGGCTTTCGGCGGTCACACCGGCAGCAGCAGCACCGATGCGGCCTTGGGCAATACCGGTACCAATGGCACCCAGACCCAGAGCCAGACCTGCGCCGATGGCTTTCAGGCCAGCGACCAGAACGTCACTGTTGCCAGCTTCTTGAGCGAATGCGACACTTGCGAGAGCAAAAGCAGCGAGTACAGTAGCCAGTTTCTTCATGTGTTTCCTCCGGAAATTACTTTTGTTTGCTGAGTTTTTTCAGCGGGTTGTAGCGGGGACCGGTTTCGGTGTAGAAGCCGGTGGGGTTCAGGAATTCCACGTAATTCAAACGCAAGGGTTGCATCACGTGACCGATGATGGTGAGGGCAATGGCGAAAGCATGCACCAGCAGGGCCAGCACGATGCCGATCAAGGCACCGATCACGCCCATGCTTTCATACAGTCCCCAGCCGAGGTCGGTGGCGAGGTTGGCCAGAATGGCCGAGGCCAGACCCACAGCGAAAAGACGGCTGAAGCTGATGATGTTTCCGCCCTGAGACAGCAGTTCGATGGTCATCATGCCCATCTTGGACATGATCACGCCCAGAATGAACACCCCAAAGCCTGCAGCCATCACCAGAGCGCGCCAGTCGCTGAAATCACCGATGGCACCAAGGTTTTTGCCAGCTTCGGAGATCCAGGCGATCATGATCAGACCGATCAGACCGCCGATCATGCCAACGCCTTCCCAGAAGTGGTGCATGTGCTTGTGCTTGAAGCCGAGTTGGGCTTTGAGGCCCCAGCTCCAGAGCAAGAACACGATGCCCATCAGGAGGGTGTGCAGCATGACGGTGTTGGCGAAGCCAGAGTCCACCCGGGGGTACAGGATGGGGAAGGAAATGGCAGCGTGGTGTGCTTCGGCGTGGTGTGCCACAGCGACACCCCAGACGTTCTTGATCAGCTCGGGATCGATGTAGAAGATGCCAAGGTGCTCAAAGAAGTTGCCGAAGAATTCTCCGGTGAGGACGCCCCAGATCAGTGCCCAGACGCTCATGGTGGTCAGCACGGTGGCCACTTGACCGAGGGTTTTGGGATCCAGCACCAGACCCATGAATCCGATGGTGATGCTCTTGTTGGCTTTGGCTTGCCCCATGGCCCACAGGGAGACCGCAAGGAACAACAAGCCCAGACCGATGTCGGCAATCACGAAACCGAAAAACAGGGGGAAGAACACACTGACAATCCAGCTGGGATCGAAAGTGCCGTAACGGGGAGGCTGAGAAACGTTGAGCAGAAACTCAAAGTTCTGAACGTAACCGTTGTTGTTGAGTTTGACAGGCACATTTTCAGCGTGGTGCTCGTCGGCAGCTTGCATTTCCATGGCGACATCGAATTGCTTGAGGGCACTTTCGAGTTGTCCGACATGGTCTGCAGGCACAAAGCCTTGCAGGGCAATGCCGTACTTGCCACGGGCACTCTGGGTTTGCACCTCGAATGCGGTCACGCGGTCGCGCAAAGCGTCACGGATGGCACCCAGAACGCTGCCGTGCTGGTGTGCAAGGCCATGCAACTGTTCGCGAATGCCCTGAAGTTGACCGGGCGCATCGCGGCGCACACGGCTGAGTTCAGAGGCAGCTTCGCTGAGGGGCATGCCATCAAAACGACCTGGAAGGCGAAGTTCGCCCACACGGGCTTTGGAGAGGGACTGACGGGCCAGATCACGGTCCTGGTTTTTCACCACAACCACGCCAGCACGCAGGTTGCCCACCGGTTTGAAATCCATTGCGAAGCGGTCTTTGAGGTCGCCTTGCAAGGTTTGTTGCAGCAGTCCGGCATCCTGTTTGGCGTCCAGAGTGAAAGGAATCACACTGAGGCGCTTGGAGGCATCAAGACCGTTGGCAACTTCCGCCAGGGCCTTCACCACTTCGTCAAACGACTGGGCCAGCGCAAGATCTGCTTCCAGAGCAGCACGCTGGTTGGTGAGGGCACTGGATTGTTGAGCAACACCTTCGATGGTGCTTTCCCAGGCGGCTTCTGCAGGCAGTGCGCCACTGGGGAGGGCGGGGTTCCCGAGTTCTCCGAGGGTGGTGTCCACGCGGGCGAGCAGGCGCTCGGTGACCTTGCGGTCTTCGGCATCCTGTCCGGTCAGGGCTCCGGTGGACAGTTCATGGGACTCAACGGGGGTGATGTGGAGCACTCCGGCATCCTGCAGAGCAGAAATCAGTCGCCTTGCATCGCTCTTGCGAGCGGCAATGGTGACTTGCTGCATTTTTGCGATCACGGGAGTACCGCCTTCAAGATGAGATCTACAGCCTGACCAACGCGCCCTTCAGCACGGGCCTTTTCGGCTTCGACCGATGCTTTTGCAGAATCGCGTTCCGCAGTGCGGATGCGTTCCTGTTCGGCTGTCAGTCGTTGCGCGTTGTTGGTTGCCAGTTGACGTGCCACGGTTTCAGCTTCTGCCAGAATGCGTTTTGCTTCTGATTCGGCTTGTTCGATGGTGCGTTTGGCTTCCGTTTGGGCTGCTTCGATCTCAGCTGCGAGCGCACGCTCTTTTTGAGCGAGTTCGCTGATGATTCGACCACTCGACGCTTCCAAACCTCTCCTCCTTTCCGTAATGAACGGACCGGGTCGCTTATTTTTGAAACTTGCGATGTCCCGATCGCGCTGTATCTAAATTGTCCTGAAAGCTTGATGTAAGTAAGGCTCAAGCCCCGCAAAAAGAGTACCATAGCGGCCTAGGGGTGTAAACCTTTCCTCTAGCACACAAATTTACTTTTTGTGTGCTCTCCTGCGCAGTTCAATTGTAGGGGGGTGCAATCGGGACTCTTGTCCTTGCAGGTGCATCCAGAAGTCCCTTGGGCAGTAACAACCGGGTACAAATTTGTGTGAAATGTGCAAATTGTCGCCCTGCACACGGGCTGGGCTTGCACAGCCTGCCTAAACAATACAGGGTTCCACATGCTGCTAAAAACCACATGAAAATTCGGAGGAAGGTTTCCCCTCCTCCTGAGACAGTGTGGCTGTGGAATTGTGAAATCGGTGAAAAGCTGGCCCCAAATGCTGGCCTCAGTTGCTGGCGGTTCTGCCTCCGATGGGCATCAGGTAAACCGTGAACTGGTTGTGGCTGTCCAGCCTGAGGAGCTGGCTGACGGCATCGTCCCAGAAACCCCCGAGGGTGTTGTGGGCGAGTCCCAGAGCGGTGGCGGTCAGGCACAAATTCTGACTGAGGTGTCCGCACTCCAGCAGGGCGTGGCGGTAAGCCCTCAGGGCGTAATGCTGTCGGATGTAAGAGAAATCCAGCACGGGAATGATCCAGAGCGGAACCTCCTCTACATCGATGGCCATGGGGTTCTGGGGTTGCAAGAACGTGGAGCATCTGGAGAGCAGGTCCCGGTCCGGGAAAGCCCCCACTTGCACCAGTTCGTGGGTGTGTTCTTCATAAATATAGTGTCCGGTGTTCAGGCCTTGCACTTTGCCCACCAGCACATGCAGTTTCCAGGGGTAACGTGCCCCTCCAGAGGGATAGGTCCGTCTGAAATGGTGCCAGTTTTCGTGGGGCATCTGGATGTGCCGTTCTTCACTGACGCCAGCGGTTGCCGAGAGCAGCACAGAGACATCTGGCAGGGTCAGTTCTCCGCCGAAAGGGCGGTAGTGGGTGGTGCGTTTCATGAGGGCCTCGCCCAGAGGAAACTGCAAATGGTCTTGCAGGGGCACCTCAGGCAAACTCTGGCGGATCTGTCCGGGCCAGCTCGGCAAGGTGCGAACCGCGTGGGGGGCCGGGTGCAGCAGGGGCTCTGGCAGGTGGCCTGCATAGAATTTGCTGGCTTCGTGGTAGCGGCGGTCAAGGGCCAGAGGGTCTTCCAACCGCAGGGCTTCCACGCTCGGGCCAGACAGGATCAGGGAGGCCAGAGACCCAAGGTAACTTTCCTCTTCGATGGTGAGGCCCAAACGGTTGTGGAACATGTGCACCTGCGACTTCCAGATTTCCAGAGGAGGCAGGGTCAGTTGCTTCTGGTCCCAGAGGTGCTGGTATTGCTGGTGGGTCTGGCTGACCTGCTGGTGCCAGCGTTCCATGAACGGGTGGACCTGTGCAGGGCCATGCTGGAACAGGCGGGCCAGATCCTGATACTGCTCACGGTTCTGGAAGTACTGCTCCTCGGCGTGTTCTCGGGTGTGGAAGATGGAGCGCACCGGAAGGGGCGTGTGGATGGGCCATGCATTCACAAATTCACGCAGCCAGGCGATGGCCTGATGGTTGTGCATGCGGGTGGCGTGCAAGGTCAGCAGCAAGAGGCGCAGGGCCAGACCCAGCCGGGCACTTTTGCGTGGGGCCAGTTTGAGGGCCACCACCGCCAGTTCGCTGGACTGCTGGAAGAAATCTTCACTGACCCACAGGCCCTGAAAACCACCATAGCGTTCGGTCTCGGGGTCGTAGCGGAAAGGCTTGACCGCGCCGTGGTCATGCCAGCCCAGCTGGGTCAGGATGCCTTGCGGATCGGAAGTGAAACCCGAGTAATACTGCACCGGGTCCAGAGGGTGGGACACCGTTTCCCCAAGTGCCAATTGCAGCAACGCCTCGATTTCTTCGGTGACGCCGGGGGCCGGGTAAAGCAACCGGACCCGCAGGTGTGGTCCCCCTTCCCAATAGCGGATGAAAAACCATCCTTGCATCTGGCCCTGTTCTTTGAGGTCTTGAAGCTTCGGGAAAAGCCGTTCGGTGAGGATCTGTTCGAGCTCTTCTGCACCTGCATGGCTGAAGGCATGCAGGGCGTGCCACTCGCGCAGGGCGGTGTAATGGCGGGTTTGAAATTCGAGGGTCATGCGTGCACCTCCGTGTACAGGGGGAAGGCAAGGTCGGGCAGGCGGTCTTCTCCGAGCA of the Deinococcus misasensis DSM 22328 genome contains:
- a CDS encoding V-type ATP synthase subunit E, which codes for MSNLASILETEVREEIAQIKRQSQENAALIVNQAKEQAQGLLESRKRALEGEFNAGIVRAKSAASLEVAALRLSAADSVQKRAFVEAEQKIRDLANSQTAEYRTILGKLIEEARGAIAEPEAIEVNPADLLLAQDVLADLGIVAAVRGNEQVQTGVRLVAKGGRTSVQNTLLGRLAQTRDSLASQVARVLAQ
- a CDS encoding V-type ATP synthase subunit F, with protein sequence MHKVVVLADSETATGYRLAGVEVVEASSETAVKALEQLIVQGDYGLVAVDSGLIADPAKAAERAMRGRDLPILLPIPSLKDAFSTDTVDAKAYMGKLVRDTIGFDIKL
- a CDS encoding V-type ATP synthase subunit I; protein product: MIAKMQQVTIAARKSDARRLISALQDAGVLHITPVESHELSTGALTGQDAEDRKVTERLLARVDTTLGELGNPALPSGALPAEAAWESTIEGVAQQSSALTNQRAALEADLALAQSFDEVVKALAEVANGLDASKRLSVIPFTLDAKQDAGLLQQTLQGDLKDRFAMDFKPVGNLRAGVVVVKNQDRDLARQSLSKARVGELRLPGRFDGMPLSEAASELSRVRRDAPGQLQGIREQLHGLAHQHGSVLGAIRDALRDRVTAFEVQTQSARGKYGIALQGFVPADHVGQLESALKQFDVAMEMQAADEHHAENVPVKLNNNGYVQNFEFLLNVSQPPRYGTFDPSWIVSVFFPLFFGFVIADIGLGLLFLAVSLWAMGQAKANKSITIGFMGLVLDPKTLGQVATVLTTMSVWALIWGVLTGEFFGNFFEHLGIFYIDPELIKNVWGVAVAHHAEAHHAAISFPILYPRVDSGFANTVMLHTLLMGIVFLLWSWGLKAQLGFKHKHMHHFWEGVGMIGGLIGLIMIAWISEAGKNLGAIGDFSDWRALVMAAGFGVFILGVIMSKMGMMTIELLSQGGNIISFSRLFAVGLASAILANLATDLGWGLYESMGVIGALIGIVLALLVHAFAIALTIIGHVMQPLRLNYVEFLNPTGFYTETGPRYNPLKKLSKQK
- a CDS encoding V-type ATPase subunit, whose translation is MADDYGYINARVKMMRGALLENRHLDEAVSAATYAEYLRVLSETPIREDLGEATAQGAGLNELDAALSKNLFRVVRKVQGLASGEAKKEVDVLVARWDLLNIKTLVRGVVTGRSSQDILAGLIPAGTIKWGVLQAAANSTDLASLAQTLSIGGGFLGRTLRAAVSGGSNELLDIEVALDQDYFKAALSAARGNNLRRYLSREVDVRNILTALQLRGGTANARYFVPGGSLNEGDFLRIAGGDNTVSDPDLQRLLEAGSLDRAETISRSLLDQAARGVAMTDVLGPGVVLDFLRRKEIEIAKLRLIGRGKFYGVPGENIRQELGNA
- a CDS encoding thiopeptide-type bacteriocin biosynthesis protein; amino-acid sequence: MTLEFQTRHYTALREWHALHAFSHAGAEELEQILTERLFPKLQDLKEQGQMQGWFFIRYWEGGPHLRVRLLYPAPGVTEEIEALLQLALGETVSHPLDPVQYYSGFTSDPQGILTQLGWHDHGAVKPFRYDPETERYGGFQGLWVSEDFFQQSSELAVVALKLAPRKSARLGLALRLLLLTLHATRMHNHQAIAWLREFVNAWPIHTPLPVRSIFHTREHAEEQYFQNREQYQDLARLFQHGPAQVHPFMERWHQQVSQTHQQYQHLWDQKQLTLPPLEIWKSQVHMFHNRLGLTIEEESYLGSLASLILSGPSVEALRLEDPLALDRRYHEASKFYAGHLPEPLLHPAPHAVRTLPSWPGQIRQSLPEVPLQDHLQFPLGEALMKRTTHYRPFGGELTLPDVSVLLSATAGVSEERHIQMPHENWHHFRRTYPSGGARYPWKLHVLVGKVQGLNTGHYIYEEHTHELVQVGAFPDRDLLSRCSTFLQPQNPMAIDVEEVPLWIIPVLDFSYIRQHYALRAYRHALLECGHLSQNLCLTATALGLAHNTLGGFWDDAVSQLLRLDSHNQFTVYLMPIGGRTASN
- a CDS encoding ATP synthase subunit K, with amino-acid sequence MKKLATVLAAFALASVAFAQEAGNSDVLVAGLKAIGAGLALGLGAIGTGIAQGRIGAAAAGVTAESPEKFGQMLIWFVIPETLVIFGFVGLFLLR
- a CDS encoding V-type ATPase subunit subunit G family protein, yielding MEASSGRIISELAQKERALAAEIEAAQTEAKRTIEQAESEAKRILAEAETVARQLATNNAQRLTAEQERIRTAERDSAKASVEAEKARAEGRVGQAVDLILKAVLP